The sequence below is a genomic window from Acidobacteriota bacterium.
AATGGCTCTTGAATAGTGGTCACGATAGTAGCCTCTCCAGAAATTAAAACCCTGTATTCCTGGAACTATATCAGGCTTCCCATCACCGGTTATGTCTGCTGTGGGATCGACATAGTTGTAATAGACTACAGCATTACCAGCCCAGACAGCTTCTGTGTAAGATCTTCTGTATGAATATTCAAATCCAACTTTGATATCATGGGCAGCACCAAAAAGATTGTCATTGAAATAGTTGGCAAGTCCGTGGAACTGGTGAAGAGGTCTGTTAACCCAGTATCGCGATTGGGTATTCCACCTTCGGTTTTTTATATCGAACTTACCCAACTGCTCAAACTTTAGGTCAGTCATTGGTGTAAGGTTGAATCCAGCATTAGAATAGGCATATTTGACAGAGAGATAGAGATTGTCTCCAAACATGTGCTCATCCTGGAATTTCGCAATCGGGCTACCGAAGCGGAATCTACCACCTTGATACAAACCCTCAGGATATTCTGCAGTTCCAGACCTACCCCATTTCTCCTTGTTTCCAATATGGAAAAACATCTCAAGCCTGTTCTGAGGAATGAGCTGGAGATTGACCTTTCCAGCGTAGTTTGTTAAAAGTGTATCATCTCTTGTTCCATAAATAATTGTTGTTTTAATATCCTGGGAACCTGCTGAGAACCACCACCATGCTTTGTCTTTTATAAAAGGACCACCTACGTTGAATCCATAATCTTTAATGGCATTTACCTTGTTGATACCAATAACACCCTGCTTTTTAAGATCTGCAGTGAGGTTGTCTGCCTGGAACTTTGAGTCTGTCATGTAGTATCTTCCACCAAGGCTTACCTTGTTTCCTCCTCTTCGCGTAACTATGTTGAGAGCAACTCCACCAGTCTGAATTGAAACATCAGCTCCGCCTGTAACAATGTTCATCTCTTCGAAAGCATCAAAATCAAAGTAAGTTGGTGAAGCAACGGCTGCAGGGTCAGTGATGACAACTCCATCCATTGCCCAAACATATTGCCAGCGATCTGGAACACCCTTGGCAAAAAAGAATGACTGCTGTCCTGACTCTGCTCCTCCTATGTTCTCCCTATCAACTATGATAGAGGGAACCATCTGGAGCACGACCCAGGGGTCTCGGGCTGTGGGTAAGGACTGCAACATTTCCTGAGTAACATTCTGACCAACTGTTGTTTTTTTAGCATCAACAACTGGAGTTACAGCGGTAACAGTTATTTCCTCTGCAATAGGGGCCACTTCCATGGTAAGTGTTAAACTAACGTTTCCTCCTACTTCAACGATAATCCCTGATTGAGTCATGGTTTTGAACCCTTGAAGTTCAGCTTTTATCGCATAATCTTTTCCAGGAGGGAGTGATACAAACCTGAAAGCCCCCTCAGATGAGGTTACTGTTGCAATGGGAGCAATCAAGATACTTGTTAAAGTAACTGTGACTCCAGGAAGGGGAGCACCTGTAGTGTCAACGATTTTGCCGTATATGTTTCCTGTTCTTATCTGTGAGAAAAGAGAAGAAATTAAAATGAAAATGAACCCGAAAATTAGTAAACTTTTTAAAATCTTATTCATTTAACCTCCTTTTTTAATTTTTTTTACCATTTTCCCTTCCCATTCTTTGAATGGGAAACCGATACATCAAAATTGATTCTTTGCTTTTTCCTCTCACCTCCTCTTTCTAACATAATTAATACACTATACACTAATTTATAAGCAAAATTTATGCCAAAATCTAATTTATTGATATCATTCCATTTTTTTAAAAAAATTTTTCTGGTTGTTCAATATTTTGAATTATTAAGTTCAATTATTTGGATATTTCTTTTTTCAATTCAATATTTTGAACTTGACTCGATTCATACCCTACAAAGATTTTAAAAGTTTCTTTATATTCTCCTGGTTAGGGTTTATCTTTAAAGAAGCCTCCCAGACTGTCTTAGCTTTATCCTTTTCCCCTATTCTAAAGTAACAGGAAGCCAGAGAATTAAGTAACCTGACATCACTATTATATATTTTATTCCCTTCTTTAAATGCTTCGATTGCTTCTTTGAAGTTTCTGAGCTCCATTAAAGCCACACCTTTAAGGTAAAAATAATCAAAATTCAGCCTTTCAATCTTCTTGAACGATTCAATTACCTTCAACAATTTTTCATATTTTTTATTCTCTAAAAGGAAATAGCCAAAACTTTTAATTCCCTGCTCGTATTTGGGGTTAATTTCAAATGCTTTATCAAAGTAATCTTCAGCTTTATCAACTAATCCGAATTTTCTACATTGTGTGGCTAATATATAATAATAAATGAATTTTTTCTCATGGGGAGTGACTTTCATCAAGATAAAAGGCTCTTTTAATACTTCTGAATTAGATATCGTAAACCTATCTTCTTTTACATCTATAACAACCCCTAACTCATTAAAAAGGTAAATTTTTATCCTGAAAAACCCAGGGAAAAGACTTGAAAGAGAAAATTCTTCTTTAAAAAATAAACTGTCCCTGAACAATCTCTCTCTTAATGTAATCTCTTTTTCAGAAATTGGTTTATCTTCTTTTCCTATCTCAAAGATTCTTATCGATATTTTTCCCTTATCCCAAAGAGTTTTGTTTAAGTTATGGAGTTTAAACAAAATATAAAGGTTTTCTTTTAAGGAAAACTCATTATCCACTCGAAACAATATTCTATAATCTTCCTCTTTGAAAGGAAAATGGGAAGCACCCTTGGCATCCTCAATTCTGTATCCAATTATAGGCTGAGAAATTTTTGGGATAGATTCAAGGTCGGGCTGAAAATTGTAACTTGTCTCATTATATGAAAATTCCTTAGAAATTGAATTTTTTAGCATAGAAATAAAATTGAATTTTCCAGGAACAATTGGAACAGAATCCTGAATAACTATTCCATTGCTTCTCAACCTCTCAATTTGATCATTATCTATGTAAAGTGTAAAGTTCTTTTGAAAATCAAATATGTTTTTTTCTTTCTCATCTTTTATGCTTCCAACGACTTCAAAGTTTACATAATACTGGTCTTTTGGTTCATAGTAATCAATGGATATAACCTTTGGCTCTATAGCATAATGCAAGAAATAAATTCCTGATTCTTCATCTTTTAAAATTACAGAATTAAATTTGCTTGTTATATAGTTAGCAGAATAATCAACTTCTACAAGAGACTTATATTTAAGGAAATTGGTCGCATAAGTAACATCAACCAATTTTTTTGGAGATTCATATATGTTCGCCAAAATTATGTTGTTCAAGGGAGATGGCTGATAATTATAGGGAATGTCTCCGGGAACCATTGAAAGGGACATAAGAGCAAGAGTTGGTTCTATTTCCCTGAGCTTTTCATAAACTTCTTCATAATCTGTTGATTCAAGGTTGGATTTGTCTATTAATAGACTCCATGGCCCATCTACTGCAGGATCATATAATTTATATTCGCCAGCTCCACCTTTCTTATAGAAAACAATCCCAAAATAAGATGGAAGGCCAAATTTCGGATCCCCATGATAATACCACACCTCTGCTGGATAAACATAACCCCCTTCAAATCTCTCTTTGCTTACAGGCGGGCCGAGAATTATATAAATCCTTCCCATATCTGTCATCCACCCAGGCCGGGTTACACTTCGACCCAAAAAACTATTTGCGTAATCAAATCTTTTTTTGTGTTCTTCCATAAATTCATTCTCTGGGGTTCCTGGCGTTGGGTCTCTCCTTTTCCAGAAAGATTCGATAAATATATCCCTTTCCCTGTTATCTGTTAATTGAAGAAAAACTTTCTTTTCAGTGTCTGAAACTATGTAAGAAACAAAATCAAGCCATTCCTTATATTTTTCAGGCAAACTTTTTGTTACTTCTTTTTTTGAAGAGATTCCTTGTGCAGGTATAATTCCTGTTAAAATACAAAAAAATAATAAAAATAAGCAACTAAGCTTCGTATATAACCCTATTTTTTTTCTTATCATCATCAAACCATTCCCATTTTATCTCATAAAACAAAACATGGTCAACCCCACTCCACCACAAAAAAGGAAAAAAGGGACAAGCTACTTTTTTAATTAAACAAGATGAGATAAAATTTTATTAAGTTGCTTTAATCTGATTTAGTGTAAAAAAGTAGCCTGTTCCTTTTTTGTCTTTCTAAAAATTGAAAATATTTTTTCTGTTGATTAAAATAAAAAGGAAGAATGATTATAAAAAAAATTTCATTGTATTTTTTAGCTTCGCTATTTTTTATTACATCTTTATCGATAAATTTATCTTCTAAAGACTCAAAAATAAAAAACCTCCCTGAAAAATACAGAAAATGGCTTGAGGAAGAAGTAGTATACATCATAAAAGATAAAGAAAGAGAGGTATTTCTTCAACTCCAAACAGATAAAGAAAGAGACTTATTCATCGAAGCATTCTGGGCAATTCGTGACCCAACTCCTGGAACACCTGTGAATGAGTTCAAAGACGAACATTATAGAAGAATTGAATATGCCAATAAATTTTTAGGCCGTGACTCTCCCAGGCCTGGCTGGATGACTGACAGGGGAAGAATCTACATTATCTTAGGTGAGCCGAGGGATAAAGAAACTTATGATTCCTCCCAGGAAGTTTATCCAACAGAAATCTGGTTTTATCAGGGGGATGTCTCAATGGGCCTTCCTCCTTATTTCAATGTGGTATTTTTTAAAAGAGATGGTGTTGGAGAATATATTCTTTACAGTCCCTTAAAAGATGGCCCTCAAAGCCTGATGATAGGAGGCCAGGTTTCATATAAAAATCTTGATGAAATAATTGAAAGGTTAAAAGAAATTCCAGGCCAGTTAGCACAGGTTTCTCTTTCTTTAATTCCAGGCGATTCTACATCTGATCCGAACAGACTCTCAGCAGCATCAGAAGTTTTACTCGGGAAAATTCACGAGTATCCAAAAAGAAAAGTCGAGGATGAATATGCTGAGAAATTATTCAGGTATAGAGAATCGATTGAAGTGGATTATTCTGTAAATTATATTCATTCTGAGTCTTTCATAAAATCTTTCAGAATGAACAACAATCACTATATTGTGAACCTTGCAATTCAGCCAAAAAGACTCTCGATGGATTTCTACCAGAATAAGTACTATACAACATTAAAGGTTTTCGGAAAGATTACTGACTTAAACGATAAATTGGTATTTCAATTTGAGAGGTCTATTTCAATTGAAATTGGAGAGGATAGAATCAATGAGCTTAAATCCAAACCATTCTGTATTGTTGAATCATTCCCTGTGGTTTCAGGAAATTATAAATTAAACTATTTAGTAAAAAATATAATTTCAAAAGAATTCTTTTCTGCTGAAAGAAATATATCTCTTCCAGAGATAAAAGACTTATTCATCACTCCGATTACTCTTGGTTATGAATTGAAAGAAATTCCTCTTCAACCAGTTAAACCCTTCAAGATAGGGGATAGACAGATTCTCTGTGATACAAATCAAACCTTTACTCCAAAAGATAATTTAATCATTTTCTTTCAGATTTTTAACACAGAAAAATATCCAGATGGATATCAAATAAAGTATTCATTTTTTAAAGAAGAAAAAGAAATAAAAGTCTTTCAAAAAAGATTGGCTGAGTATTCAGATAAAAATAACATCTTTGAAACT
It includes:
- a CDS encoding GWxTD domain-containing protein — translated: MIIKKISLYFLASLFFITSLSINLSSKDSKIKNLPEKYRKWLEEEVVYIIKDKEREVFLQLQTDKERDLFIEAFWAIRDPTPGTPVNEFKDEHYRRIEYANKFLGRDSPRPGWMTDRGRIYIILGEPRDKETYDSSQEVYPTEIWFYQGDVSMGLPPYFNVVFFKRDGVGEYILYSPLKDGPQSLMIGGQVSYKNLDEIIERLKEIPGQLAQVSLSLIPGDSTSDPNRLSAASEVLLGKIHEYPKRKVEDEYAEKLFRYRESIEVDYSVNYIHSESFIKSFRMNNNHYIVNLAIQPKRLSMDFYQNKYYTTLKVFGKITDLNDKLVFQFERSISIEIGEDRINELKSKPFCIVESFPVVSGNYKLNYLVKNIISKEFFSAERNISLPEIKDLFITPITLGYELKEIPLQPVKPFKIGDRQILCDTNQTFTPKDNLIIFFQIFNTEKYPDGYQIKYSFFKEEKEIKVFQKRLAEYSDKNNIFETVSLNDFSPGEYKLRISLLNKENREVLFEEERFLISPIPFIPRPWMAYKTSFKSEDDPFLFYILGIQYLNMNKLKEAKETMEIALKEVPNSLQYSIGLAKIYLIENSFDKVIDLLSPFISPLSSSEGQKNYEFYEILGMAYRGISKFNEAIENFKIALSLKGTDIRLLNLIGECYYNLGNKEEALKAFEKSIEINPNQDNIKNLIKEIKGKGDKK
- a CDS encoding carboxypeptidase regulatory-like domain-containing protein — encoded protein: MNKILKSLLIFGFIFILISSLFSQIRTGNIYGKIVDTTGAPLPGVTVTLTSILIAPIATVTSSEGAFRFVSLPPGKDYAIKAELQGFKTMTQSGIIVEVGGNVSLTLTMEVAPIAEEITVTAVTPVVDAKKTTVGQNVTQEMLQSLPTARDPWVVLQMVPSIIVDRENIGGAESGQQSFFFAKGVPDRWQYVWAMDGVVITDPAAVASPTYFDFDAFEEMNIVTGGADVSIQTGGVALNIVTRRGGNKVSLGGRYYMTDSKFQADNLTADLKKQGVIGINKVNAIKDYGFNVGGPFIKDKAWWWFSAGSQDIKTTIIYGTRDDTLLTNYAGKVNLQLIPQNRLEMFFHIGNKEKWGRSGTAEYPEGLYQGGRFRFGSPIAKFQDEHMFGDNLYLSVKYAYSNAGFNLTPMTDLKFEQLGKFDIKNRRWNTQSRYWVNRPLHQFHGLANYFNDNLFGAAHDIKVGFEYSYRRSYTEAVWAGNAVVYYNYVDPTADITGDGKPDIVPGIQGFNFWRGYYRDHYSRAISPFFSDTITFGRFNLILGLRYDDQFAWLAPFGLPAVVKDSPAWKNNVTSKTADLLDKLLPPVQHPEVKPDYKWVYWSPRLGLTYDVFGDGKTIAKLSFARYGQFLPTWGAWRFEKLGTGGWMFLYWMDNGDKIIDFTELYWLYMRGAGPSYKMYRVFDSAGNFIGNWSDAAGIYWGGYDYRNPTKLTEPYYKVDKDAKPFVTWEYMATLEREIFKDFGVGIDLTYKRFTDHAWDLWYYPDTGKVLSQDDYMLAGYAPSSIGGFPMKEGAGKPWYVLKKGVAYTPYRRFMKRPDFYDHYYGIDLRFNKRLSNKWMLTGSFTWQNQSQNLGSKGYLDPTNLWAFDGKLYAPFEGGASGKISQFVFSRWLVKLAGMYQFPFDINASFVFIAREGFIVPEYASIVDTRLPNPLSRSNTLYFTEFGSEQLPVMWRVDLRVEKMIKFGDTGRIYLMADVFNPFNSDIINRRYPKYHGTYYVAENRWVPYILDFQANEILNPRLLRVGVRFTF
- a CDS encoding GWxTD domain-containing protein: MMIRKKIGLYTKLSCLFLLFFCILTGIIPAQGISSKKEVTKSLPEKYKEWLDFVSYIVSDTEKKVFLQLTDNRERDIFIESFWKRRDPTPGTPENEFMEEHKKRFDYANSFLGRSVTRPGWMTDMGRIYIILGPPVSKERFEGGYVYPAEVWYYHGDPKFGLPSYFGIVFYKKGGAGEYKLYDPAVDGPWSLLIDKSNLESTDYEEVYEKLREIEPTLALMSLSMVPGDIPYNYQPSPLNNIILANIYESPKKLVDVTYATNFLKYKSLVEVDYSANYITSKFNSVILKDEESGIYFLHYAIEPKVISIDYYEPKDQYYVNFEVVGSIKDEKEKNIFDFQKNFTLYIDNDQIERLRSNGIVIQDSVPIVPGKFNFISMLKNSISKEFSYNETSYNFQPDLESIPKISQPIIGYRIEDAKGASHFPFKEEDYRILFRVDNEFSLKENLYILFKLHNLNKTLWDKGKISIRIFEIGKEDKPISEKEITLRERLFRDSLFFKEEFSLSSLFPGFFRIKIYLFNELGVVIDVKEDRFTISNSEVLKEPFILMKVTPHEKKFIYYYILATQCRKFGLVDKAEDYFDKAFEINPKYEQGIKSFGYFLLENKKYEKLLKVIESFKKIERLNFDYFYLKGVALMELRNFKEAIEAFKEGNKIYNSDVRLLNSLASCYFRIGEKDKAKTVWEASLKINPNQENIKKLLKSL